The genomic interval TGAAGCATAGGGGTGGTAACATGGAGGTGCTTTTCTGCCAAGGGGACAGGACGTCTGCACTGTATTAAGGAGAGGATGAATGGGGCCATTTATTGTGAAATTCTGAACAACAACCTCCTGCCCTCAGTCAGAGCACTGAAGATGGGTCATGACTGGGTCTTCCAACATCTCAAGCCTGGACAGATtgtcagtccatcacagggacaTACATAGAGATACCCAACGCACTCACACTACCTATGGTCTGAGTGCTCGTCTTTGTACTGTGGAGAAAACTTTTTTGTGCTTAAATAGTTTAAAGGCAATTGTTGGCACACGACAGTATCACAAGCTTAATATTGCCATTCTGTCTAACCTTGTTTTCTATCTAGCCATAgctttaatgtatttattgtgttgCAGGGCGGTAGAGGCCAGGACGGCATCCCAGGCAGTGACGGTGATCCCGGTGAAGATGTGCGTTCTTTACGTCTCTACAGTCTGTGTTTACTCATGTTCTACGAGCCTCCTGttatgagtgaggtttctcttcACAGGGTCCTAAAGGGGTTCCGGGGCTGATGGGAGAACCTGGACTATTTGGTACCAAGGTAACAGACACATTGGCTCTCACTGGACACACTCGGACAGATCAAATAAGATTGTTTGAGTCACATTTGTGTTATAGGCAGGACTGCAAGAAGTCAGCAGTTCAGCAACTTTGCTGTTATCCTGTACTGTAGTAAACGATAGACTAACATTaaagtttgtttgtgctgtgtgatAGTGTTATTAATCAATTCCATTTTCAGGGCAGTAAAGGTGATCGTGGAGTGAGGGGACCTCGAGGCAGACTGGGAGCTGGGGTGAGTGAGACACAGACTGATTTGGCTGTAACGCATTCCCAGTCTTAATTCTGTACCTGACTACACTGACTCCAAGCTGATTGGAGCCACCTATCAAATGAGAACAGGGCACGAAGATGATAAAGTTCCAACAGAGATGGACCATGTTTGAATCTGTCCCACCACCTCATTGGTGTGTACTAGTTTTGGTTTGCAGATTTAGGAAAACCTTTTTCTTTCGCATGTTCTCTGCATCTTTACCATCTTTAAACTGAATAGAAAATGAACTGAAACTGAGGACGAAGTAGGGAaagtcattttctgttttcGCTTGAAGAGAACAAGGAGGCCCTTGTAAGGACAAGAGAACAAAGACCATAGACTCCACTTGTCGAGCAAATCaatgttgtgtctgtctgcttaaAATACATTTGTGCAGTTAAACTCCTAACTTCTCTTTAGATACATAAAAAAGGGAAAGTGAATTATATTTTCACCATCAAGTCCATTTTAAATCGAAACATGATAAATAAATGATCAACTCGATAAACAAATGTTGAAGTAAACCATGAGGCTGTGACTGTGTTTGCTCATTCgttgtgtgtgatgtttctAAACATGACCTGAAACAGAACAAGACCAGAACCAGCCACACTGACAAtgcaacaaaacagacaaaaaaatagCAAGAATGGTCAGTTGTGAATAACAATGAATTAAATATGGAGTTGTATAAGATGCATCATCTAAAACATCTGTTTCTTGCAGCTTTAGAAATTTtccattaaaatattttttattatcaggAGGTTGTTTCAATACAATCATGGTCAGAAATTACATTAATAAAAGGAGGAAGTACTGGACAGGTCTGTGGTGACTGTGAAACCTACTTTTTTGGCTGGATTGCAGAAACTGGAactgaatgtaaatgtttattgacaTTTCAAGACAAACTCACTGTAATACAATCCGACTGTGACATGACGATAGTTTATTGATactatgaagaaataaaaattttttgaatttattaaaataaaataaaaaacatctgctCATAGAAGACATGAACATGCACAAGGTCCTCAAAAGATATACAACTTTGGATTTGATACTAATTCATGCAATAATCACATCTATTGAGTGATCTTTTCTTGTTTGTCTGCCCACCAGGGGTctgaaggagagcgaggagatGCTGGAGTACCAGGGAAACCTGGAGCCAAGGGCCTGCAGGGCCAGATAGTGtgtacacaacacaacacaaagtcacCTTTAAGCTAAGCGTGAGGTGGTTGATCAGACACAATGTAACTTCATTACGACTCTCCAGTGACACACATCCCCTCCTCAAACCACCTTAGCCGTGTCCCCACTCATGTAGCAACTAGTGTCATGAAGTCTGTTGTTCATCCATGAGTAATGGATGTTATGGTTTTCCTCTAGGGGGCTAAAGGTGAGACAGGACTGGATGGCGAGAAGGTGAGGTCTCTACTAAAGGTCTCAATCCAGACTTGTCGCGGTCTCCACATtcactgtaaatgtgtgaagCTTTTGAGTAACTGGCACAGTAAAAGTTCACCAGTTCATTGCTACTGAATGAACTTATGAAATGTTTTCCTAACTGACCCCAAAAACTGATGACACTGCTTCGACTGTGCTGGGTTGAGAATGAATCTAGCGATCTGACAGAGTAAAATAGTTCTGGCTTTAAACTTGTCATACTTCGCCGCCAGGTTTTTCCCCTGGTTCTGCCCACAGTCTGAAACATACTGAGAGTTCCCCCTTTGGGCAGCTGCTACTGTTGCAacttgtttgtgttctgttttgaAGCTCTTTATTCTTCTGCAATTTTTATATTCATCCTAATGTCACTCTAGAACTTCCTGTCTCATCATGTCTTTGCTCCTGCCAGGGTGCAGCAGGAAAGAAGGGCTTGAAAGGCCTCAGGGGACAAAAGGTAAATTCACCTGTTGACCATCATCATACTTCCTCTTTTCACACatgctttgttttcttcacTGGTTATATTATTCCTTTCAGGGAACCGTGGGTGAGCGTGGAGACAAAGGACAGGTGGGTATTATTATTTCAGCATTACGTCACACAAAACTAGCACATGTTGCATTTGAGTTTTTAGTAaactcggatacaggaggaacaatatGGTTTTTGGTCTGgttgtggaacgctggaccagctttgtAACCTCAgtagggtgcttgagggttagTGGGAGTTTGCCAAAAcggtctacatgtgttttgtggacttggagaaggcatcctgtggggggtgtgccgagtatggagtccaagcctctttgctaagggctgttcagTCTCTGTACAGTCTTAGCAGGAGCTTGATTCGCATTGCCGGCAGTAAGTCAGActtgttcccggtgcatgttggacttgccctttgtcaccagttctgttcattatttttctgGACAGAATTTTAGGCACAGCAAAGGACCGGAgagggtctggtttggggaccacaggattgcttctctgctttttgcagatgatgttttcctgttggcttcatcaggccaggacatTCAGCGTGTgctggggcggtttgcagctgagtgtgaagcggctgggatgagaatcagttcctccaaatctgaggccatggttctcgaccggaaaaaggtggcttgctttctccaggttggaggagagttcctgccccaaatggaggagttcaagtatcttggggtcttgtacACGAGtcagggaaggaaggagcgtgagattgacagatggatcggtgcggcagctgcagcaaTGTGGTCGGTGTAccggtccatcgtggtgaagagggagctgagccgaaagtgaaagctctcaatttaccgatCAGTCTATGTttctaccctcacctatggtcatgaacTTTGGGTCATGACCCAAAGGGCAAGATCACGGGTACAAGCGGCCTAAATGAGCTTCCTttgtagggtggctgggcgctctcttagagataaggtgaggagctctgtcacccgggaggagctcagagtagagttgctgctcctccacatcgagaagaaccagttgaggtggctcgggcatctggttcgaatgcctccctggggaggtgtccTGGGCATGTCCCATGAgtaggaagacccaggacaccctgggtgggtgggtgggtgggtggatggatggatggatggatggatggatggatggatggcacaAAGACATTGTGTCATGGAGCTGGCTGTGTGGATGAGTTCAGTTGTCttataaatgattattattgttgttttaaagttttagtATTGAAACAGCTTCAGCAGTTTGACAggtttcacacagttaaaatcTTGATTTAAAGTACATGACAATAAATATGAGACGAATGTGAACAGCAATTTAACCTCGTTCTTCTACAGCGTGGACCAAAAGGTGCGGTGGGCCCCGAGGGTCTTCCCGGACATGTGGGACCGCCGGGTGTCCCAGggaccagaggagagagaggtcCCATTGGTGACCCAGGCATTAAAGGCCTGACTGGACCCAAAGGAGTTCAGGGACCTTCTGTGAGTAACTCTGTGATTGTCTTTTAAACTGATCTTCTGCTCAACGGCAGAACTTAAGGCTAGTTTTATCCCTCCATTGTCTTCTAGAGTCACTTTGCTGTTTGTACTTAGCTATAGGACATTTTTAGAAATATGacaacaggcaggaaacgaaGGAGACACAACCTGTGGGTTTCTCTCCTGCAGGGTCCTGGTCTGACTGATGAGCaagtcctgcagctctgcaaagTTGTGGTCGCGACCCAGGTCTCCCAGTATGCCGCCTCCATTCAGGCCAAGTGCTCGCAGGGTTGCCCCATCAACAATCGAACGCTCATTGGGCACCCGGGAGTCCAGGGGCCAGCAGGACCACCAGGCAAACGTGTGAGTTCTAGATCTCCTAACATCAACATCATCCCATTCTCTGTCTTCCATAAACGTGCACAAACAAAATTAAGTACCCACAAACAAACTTGAAAACTGAGGAGTATATTATTGTGTACTATGGTAGAGCCCTGTTACATTAAACAAGGTCGATTATCTGTCTCTGACTTAGGGTAAAGCAGGAAAAGCCGGTACAAAAGGAGCCAGAGGTGTTCAAGGTGACAGAGGGTTGGAGGGGCAGAAGGGAGCGCCTGGTGACACAGGTGAGATCAAACTTTCATGCTGTGCTCATGTAGATGTGCCCATGTTTAACAAGCCTCCCTGTAGTTCATATCTGAAACATCTTAAACAAAAACGCAAGGGCCAACATTCATTCCAGTGTCAGTGTGCTTATGAAAGGTAGATGGTGAAAGGTTCAGTAGTTCATTACTCTGGTTTTGTGCAAAGGTCAAAAGGGACCTAAAGGTGTTTCAGGCCATCCAGGTAAAGGTCTGTCAGGACTTGATGGACCACAAGGCATCAGAGGTATAACACTCACTCATATTCAAAACAAGAATTAGGCTCACCTCTGATTATTTATATTTAGCTCTTTTCAGTTACTTTTGCCATCGCACCTTCTAATTTCCTCTGCTCAGGTTTGCCAGGTTACCCAGCAGAGCCCATGAATGGCATGGACGGACCTCGGGGTCTCCGTGGTTTCCCTGGTCCACTGGGCATCACTGGAATGGTCGGGGTGGCAGGTGTTCCTGGGTTTTGTGAAGCACGGGACTGCAGCATTCATGCTCCAGTGACACGCAAAGAGCAGGGTTTAGTGAAAGGACCTGTAAGTTCAAAGATCTGATGCTTAACTTGAGCAGTGACACATTTTAAGCGTTTGTCAGAGAGTTGATGTATTCTCTACTGATTTTAGAGGATATTACAACTATAACAGATAAAACAATTTGTTTAAAAGCTAAACATCACATCGTCCTTAACTGGCACCTAAAATGTCAGTGGACCATGTCTCGTACTAGCATAATAAAACAGCAGTTCTCCTTCTGTGCTGAATAGAGATTAGGGAAACATTAGGCATTTGGTGGATTTTCACCTGTTGAATCCAAACTTtacatttttcatgttttcgTTAGTGGTTCTTATCAAAACACCAAACATCCCCCCACTGACCCTTCCTCTCCTTtagctttgtttttctttccaaagtaattacataaaaaatctaaaaataataatataatgtaaataatatgtAAAATATCTTAATTACATGTACTTTTCtctgaaattaaaattaaattgttGGCTGTTTTTAATTTGAGCTGTCATTGACTGTGCTTTAAATTCTGTCTGTCCGTCACTTCAGTGAACTTTAAGTCAtggcacagaaacacatttataCAAAGTTTACAGCATATAAGTAAAAAGACCAGCGCAACATAGGTCCTACATTATTGCAGGATAAATACAAATGACTGACAAATTCAGTACAGACACTAATACAAATGTTCACAGTTGGCATTTCGCTGTACTCCACCAAATATTTGATCCGTTAATACGATAAAAATCGATACAGGGAAATGCATTTGAgcttgaaagaaaaaaactgttttcaagCCAAAAGACAACAAAATGCAGGTTATGTTGACAGTTTGTGTAGTAATGCTAAGGACTTTTGGTTTTACTTGGAGGTTATTTAAAGGAATTACTCAGTGCTCCTACAGAAACGTTTAcaggtaaaatgtaaaaatcaatCCTAAGAGGACAAACATGTAGAGAATCAATATAGTTTTATACTCATCCGCTTCTGACATGTGCTTACTATTTActgtttttcaaataaatagAAGACACAGATTTAATACACAGATGAAACCATGAGCATCTGAAGCACCACAGACATTAGTCTTGTGCTTTATATTCTGTTCAATTTTGTccaatattaataaataataatcaacTGGCTGATGAAATAAGCAGCCGTTACAGTGTCACTAGGGCTGAGACAGACGGAAACAGCTTTAGAATTGAATAGGATAGAATAGCCTTGATTGTCATTGTACAACATGTATACACTGGCTCCAGCcccacaacttaatcttatggtgtgttcgtctggacgtactgtatgtgtatgcacaATCATAtattacagcacttcaatgtgcacctctcaGCATACAGTAAACAGAGGGAAAGACGCTTGAACCGACATAACTTCACATTGAAACACTTCACTTCAACTTCAAAGCAGTTTTCTTGGCAGAGCATCTCCTTCACAAAGCCTCCACTGATCACCACAGTGACCAACGAAGCAGTAGATGAAACAACTGTGGAACACAAACGTCAGTAAACCAGTTGGTTCGACTCAGTCTAGGAAATCCAATATCCACATCTGCCCTCGTGCAGAAACTCGAACAAGACATTCTGTTCATAGAGACTGATGCAAAGTGTTCCCCAGCACAGTGCAGAA from Betta splendens chromosome 16, fBetSpl5.4, whole genome shotgun sequence carries:
- the zgc:113232 gene encoding collagen alpha-1(I) chain isoform X1, whose translation is MGAIRGKASLLSGLLVFLLCVNSSLCQKEYSGYHSGEDNIYEGSVLHQYDDLDSPYLDYPPEPTHRYDEEQDYDPYGPAPTQITMITDEAFPYVTTTESHYAKEDTETMQIQYSDTDSAEESGGDAALGEEGPIECDCEPGEPGFAGFAGPKGSRGLQGKTGKPGLQGREGHKGTKGVQGRRGDPGPVGDVGPEGEEGASGFSGALGEPGVPGDPGEAGQLGVKGDIGTDGPSGGVGAPGEPGRRGDPGPTGSKGGNGKKGARGGQGKGGHQGRVGQKGQTGAPGFAGDVGERGYNGYSGQPGGIGPVGAKGGRGQDGIPGSDGDPGEDGPKGVPGLMGEPGLFGTKGSKGDRGVRGPRGRLGAGGSEGERGDAGVPGKPGAKGLQGQIGAKGETGLDGEKGAAGKKGLKGLRGQKGTVGERGDKGQRGPKGAVGPEGLPGHVGPPGVPGTRGERGPIGDPGIKGLTGPKGVQGPSGPGLTDEQVLQLCKVVVATQVSQYAASIQAKCSQGCPINNRTLIGHPGVQGPAGPPGKRGKAGKAGTKGARGVQGDRGLEGQKGAPGDTGQKGPKGVSGHPGKGLSGLDGPQGIRGLPGYPAEPMNGMDGPRGLRGFPGPLGITGMVGVAGVPGFCEARDCSIHAPVTRKEQGLVKGPVSSKI
- the zgc:113232 gene encoding collagen alpha-1(I) chain isoform X2, which produces MITDEAFPYVTTTESHYAKEDTETMQIQYSDTDSAEESGGDAALGEEGPIECDCEPGEPGFAGFAGPKGSRGLQGKTGKPGLQGREGHKGTKGVQGRRGDPGPVGDVGPEGEEGASGFSGALGEPGVPGDPGEAGQLGVKGDIGTDGPSGGVGAPGEPGRRGDPGPTGSKGGNGKKGARGGQGKGGHQGRVGQKGQTGAPGFAGDVGERGYNGYSGQPGGIGPVGAKGGRGQDGIPGSDGDPGEDGPKGVPGLMGEPGLFGTKGSKGDRGVRGPRGRLGAGGSEGERGDAGVPGKPGAKGLQGQIGAKGETGLDGEKGAAGKKGLKGLRGQKGTVGERGDKGQRGPKGAVGPEGLPGHVGPPGVPGTRGERGPIGDPGIKGLTGPKGVQGPSGPGLTDEQVLQLCKVVVATQVSQYAASIQAKCSQGCPINNRTLIGHPGVQGPAGPPGKRGKAGKAGTKGARGVQGDRGLEGQKGAPGDTGQKGPKGVSGHPGKGLSGLDGPQGIRGLPGYPAEPMNGMDGPRGLRGFPGPLGITGMVGVAGVPGFCEARDCSIHAPVTRKEQGLVKGPVSSKI